From the genome of Candidatus Firestonebacteria bacterium RIFOXYD2_FULL_39_29:
TTGCCTGTTGTTCATAGAGGGGCGTAAACTTATCATTTGCATTTAAAATAAGCGCTTCCCCTTCCGTCTGATTCTTAAAAATCCTTCCTTTGGCTTCCACATATTGCTGGAGACTTTTATACCTGTCCATATGATCGCTTCCGATATTTAAAATAGCCGCAATTTTCGGTTTAAACGTCTTTATAGTTTCCAGTTGAAAACTGCTCACTTCTGCTACATAAATCGTACCGGTATCATCCACGCCCTCTCTTACAAATCCGGTCAAGGGTTCTCCTATATTTCCGCCGACTACAGTTTCCCTGCCGGCCTTTTTAAGTATCTCGCCTATTAAAGTCGAGGTAGTCGTTTTTCCCTTGGTGCCGGTCACAGCAACTACAGAGCCCTTAAAGAATGAAGAAGCCAGCTCAAGCTCTCCGATTATTTCAATACCTTTTTCTTTCGCCTTCACAAAGAGCGGTTTTTCCGTGTCGACCCCCGGAGAGACAACAATAAGATCCGTCTCCAGGAGAGCCTTGTCCGAATGTCTGCCAAACTCCATCTCTATACCGGAAAGAGCCTGCAAAGCTTCTTTTTGTTCCGGAAGTTCACTTTCATTTTTTATATCCGTAACAGTCACCAATGCTCCGCTTTCTTTCAGCAGTTTTGCCGAAGCAACTCCGCTTCTTGCCATACCGACAACAGTAACTTTCTTTCCTCTTAAATTCAACATTTCTCCTAACGCAGCTTAAGCAAAGACAAGCTTGCAAGTGCAATTATTATTGCTATTATCCAGAACCTGATAACGATCTTTGATTCAGGCATACCTTTTAATTCAAAATGATGATGGAGGGGCGCCATCTTAAAAACCCTTTTATTAAAAACTCTGAAAGAAAAGACCTGTATCATCACCGAAAGCGCTTCCACTACAAAAATTCCGCCGATTAATACAAGCAGGAGTTCCTGTTTTACAAGCACAGCCATGAGCCCGAGCACAGCCCCCAGAGGCAGAGAACCCGTGTCTCCCATAAAAACCTGAGCAGGATAACTGTTGTACCAGAGAAAACCCAGACAGGAGCCGACAATAGCCGCGCAAAAAATTACAAGTTCAGAAGCAGCCGGAACATGTATCAGATTTAAATATTTTGAAAAGTCCACGCGCCCTACCACATAAGCAACTACCGTAAAAGCCAAAGTGGTAAACAAAAGTGAACCTGTGGCAAGCCCGTCAAGACCGTCGGTTAAGTTTATTGCATTGGAAAAGCCGACTATAACTATAGAGATAAAGAGAAAATAAAATATTCCCAGGTCCACGGGAAATTTAATTAAAGGAACTTTAATATGCCTCGCAAATTCGGCGCTTACCGGAGAGGTGTAAAGAAATGCCACAATTACCGCGGCTCCAAGGAGTTGTCCCAGTATTTTCACTCTTGCTGAAATACCCTTTGAGTTCATCTTCACAAGCTTCATGTAATCGTCAATCCCGCCAAGAAGCGCAAAATAAACGAATGTAAACAAGGAAAGCTGGATTAATCCGTTATCGAGTTTAGCCCAGAGCAGCACGGAAACCAATACGGAGATTATAATTATTATACCGCCCATAGTCGGCGTTCCTGTCTTAATATGATGGGTTTTAGGTCCATCCTCACGGATCGGCTGAGAGACCTTCATCTGTTTCAGTTTTTTTATAACAAAGTTACCTATTAAAAATGTAATCAGTATAGCAGTCAAAGCCGCATAGATTGCCCTGAAAGTGGAGTACTTAAATACATTAAAAGCACTCCAATATTTGGTCAGCGGATAGAGAAGATAATATAGCATTTATTTTAACCTCACCATTTCTACGATTTTTTCCATACCTGCTCTTCTTGAGCCCTTTATTAAGACTGCGTCTCCTTCTTCCAGAAATTTCTTTAAAAATAATCCGGCGGAGATATTATCGGGAAAAAGATAAACTTTTCCCTCTTTCATTCCCGCTTTAACGGCACCGGCCTTATACCATGCGCCGGTCAGGCCTGTCACCACCAGAGCGTCAATATTGTTCTTTGCCGCTACCGCTCCTATCTCCCCGTGAAGCTTTTCTGCAAACTCACCAAGCTCAGCCATTTCGCCCAGCACCAGCACTCTCTTTTTTGCCGAAAAACCCAAAAGGGCATAAATACCTCTTTTTACGGAATCCGGATTGGCATTATAAGCATCATCCAGAATTTTAATTCCGTTAACAACTTCCGCGGAAAGCCTGTGCGCGGAAACGGCTATAAACTCCTCCAGCCCTTTGGCAATATTTTTAATATCCGCCGCAAAAGCCGTGGAAAGAGCCGCAGCGCAAAGAGCATTACTTACATTATGAATCCCGAGAAGATTCAGCTTCACCTTTTCCTTTTTTCCCCCGATACTCAGAGTAAAAGCCGTACCGCCTTCTTTAAGTTCGGTAACATTTTCGGCGGAAATATCCGCCGGCCGTAGTACGCTAAAAGTCAGCATCTTTCCTTTGATCGAACTCATTTTTCCGGTTAATAAGGCATCATCCAGGTTAATCACCGCCAGACCAC
Proteins encoded in this window:
- a CDS encoding UDP-N-acetylmuramoylalanine--D-glutamate ligase — translated: MNLRGKKVTVVGMARSGVASAKLLKESGALVTVTDIKNESELPEQKEALQALSGIEMEFGRHSDKALLETDLIVVSPGVDTEKPLFVKAKEKGIEIIGELELASSFFKGSVVAVTGTKGKTTTSTLIGEILKKAGRETVVGGNIGEPLTGFVREGVDDTGTIYVAEVSSFQLETIKTFKPKIAAILNIGSDHMDRYKSLQQYVEAKGRIFKNQTEGEALILNANDKFTPLYEQQAKAKQYFFDINGRDNKEGVFLNNGNIILHLNGVEKMIVNRKELLIKGSHNVENAMVAALAAGLLGVENGVIAEVFRNFKGVEHRQELAGEVSGVTFINNSQGTNMLAVEKSLLSYDAPIILIAGGRNKRSDFSELRAVVAKKVKKLVVIGEAKEEIKRALLDVVPTEDAADMADAVRKAFASTVAGDVVLMSPGCASFDMFKNYEERGRIFKEEVRKLQFEKTGGL
- a CDS encoding phospho-N-acetylmuramoyl-pentapeptide-transferase — protein: MLYYLLYPLTKYWSAFNVFKYSTFRAIYAALTAILITFLIGNFVIKKLKQMKVSQPIREDGPKTHHIKTGTPTMGGIIIIISVLVSVLLWAKLDNGLIQLSLFTFVYFALLGGIDDYMKLVKMNSKGISARVKILGQLLGAAVIVAFLYTSPVSAEFARHIKVPLIKFPVDLGIFYFLFISIVIVGFSNAINLTDGLDGLATGSLLFTTLAFTVVAYVVGRVDFSKYLNLIHVPAASELVIFCAAIVGSCLGFLWYNSYPAQVFMGDTGSLPLGAVLGLMAVLVKQELLLVLIGGIFVVEALSVMIQVFSFRVFNKRVFKMAPLHHHFELKGMPESKIVIRFWIIAIIIALASLSLLKLR